A single window of Sporosarcina sp. 6E9 DNA harbors:
- a CDS encoding holin, with protein sequence MLTEFPVIHTNIWDAIWAIPVIVVAIILIKVFLKVPSSWLSTVAVIIGLAISIFISHSGNLSAGIFMGFFYGGAAIGSIYSMKASFRAYREG encoded by the coding sequence ATGTTGACTGAATTTCCGGTGATCCACACAAATATTTGGGATGCCATTTGGGCGATTCCAGTAATCGTTGTTGCCATCATTTTGATCAAAGTGTTCTTAAAAGTCCCCTCGAGCTGGTTGTCGACCGTTGCAGTTATCATCGGACTGGCCATATCCATCTTCATCAGCCATTCAGGAAACTTGTCGGCTGGAATTTTCATGGGCTTTTTTTACGGTGGTGCAGCAATCGGTTCAATTTATTCGATGAAGGCATCATTTAGGGCATATCGCGAGGGTTAA
- a CDS encoding CHY zinc finger protein: MLIKGHLVKGAVLDEETRCAHYYSEIDRIAIKFYCCDTYFPCYACHEESGCGKPSVWPKVQFNEKAILCGACGHELTISEYLDCKSECPICAATFNPGCNLHRHLYFEI, encoded by the coding sequence TTGCTCATTAAAGGACACCTGGTAAAAGGCGCTGTTCTTGATGAAGAAACACGATGCGCACATTATTATTCAGAAATTGATCGAATTGCGATCAAGTTTTATTGTTGTGATACTTACTTTCCTTGCTACGCTTGCCACGAGGAAAGCGGTTGTGGCAAGCCAAGCGTGTGGCCTAAAGTTCAGTTTAACGAGAAAGCGATTCTTTGCGGTGCTTGTGGGCATGAGCTGACTATCTCGGAATACTTGGACTGTAAATCAGAATGCCCAATATGTGCTGCAACCTTTAATCCCGGCTGCAATTTGCATCGGCATTTATATTTTGAAATATAA